The following coding sequences are from one Capsicum annuum cultivar UCD-10X-F1 chromosome 3, UCD10Xv1.1, whole genome shotgun sequence window:
- the LOC107863764 gene encoding uncharacterized WD repeat-containing protein C2A9.03, with amino-acid sequence MSHQPGDDAEYMADEYEMEDVDDDMDDEFHGRDMGGSDSDVDEYDYMNYKMQDTSAAEARRGKDIQGIPWERLSITREKYRQARLEQYKNYENIPQSGEASEKDYKTTKKVCVFYEFRRNSRSVKSTILHFQLRNLVWATSKHDVYLMSHFSVMHWSSLTCSKNEVLNVSGHVAPREKHPGSLSEGFTQTQVSTLAVKDNLLVAGGFQGELICKHLDRPGVCFCSRTTYDDNAITNAVDIYHTVSGALHFIASNNDCGVRDFDMEKFQLSNHFCFSWPVNHTSLSPDGKLLVIVGDNAEGLLVDPRNGKAVAPLCGHADYSFASAWHPDGITFATGNQDKTCRIWDLRNLSKSFTALKGNLGAIRSIRYTSDGRFMAMAEPADFVHVFDVKSGYEEEQQIDFFGEISGISFSPDTESIFIGVWDRTYGSLLEFGHRHNYSYLDTII; translated from the exons ATGTCCCACCAACCAGGAGATGATGCTGAATACATGGCAGATGAATATGAAATGGAAGATGTAGATGATGATATGGATGATGAGTTTCATGGCAGAGATATGGGTGGCTCTGATTCAGATGTAGATGAGTATGACTACATG AATTATAAGATGCAAGATACCTCTGCTGCTGAGGCAAGGAGAGGCAAGGACATTCAAGGGATTCCCTGGGAAAGGCTTAGCATAACTAGGGAGAAATACAGGCAAGCGAGATTAGAGCAATATAAGAACTATGAAAATATTCCTCAATCTGGGGAGGCATCGGAGAAG GATTACAAAACCACAAAGAAAGTGTGTGTGTTTTATGAATTCCGACGTAATTCACGATCTGTTAAATCAACCATATTACACTTCCAG CTGAGGAACTTGGTCTGGGCAACTTCCAAGCATGATGTGTACCTTATGTCACATTTCTCCGTCATGCACTGGTCATCATTGACCTGCAGCAAAAACGAAGTTCTCAATGTATCAGGGCATGTAGCACCACGTGAG AAACATCCTGGAAGCCTCTCGGAAGGATTTACGCAAACACAGGTCAGCACTCTTGCAGTGAAAGATAACTTGCTTGTTGCTGGGGGTTTTCAAGGGGAACTTATTTGCAAG CATCTAGATAGGCCCGGCGTTTGTTTCTGTTCCAGGACAACATATGATGATAATGCCATTACTAATGCTGTTGACATTTATCACACTGTCAG TGGTGCACTACATTTTATAGCTTCAAATAATGATTGTGGAGTTAGAGATTTTGATATGGAGAAATTTCAACTGTccaatcatttttgtttttcctgGCCAGTAAAT CATACGTCTCTGAGCCCTGATGGTAAGCTTCTCGTAATAGTGGGGGATAATGCTGAAGGTCTATTGGTTGACCCGAGGAATGGGAAG GCTGTTGCACCTTTGTGTGGACATGCAGACTACTCGTTTGCATCAGCATGGCATCCTGATGGCATAACTTTTGCAACCGGGAACCAGGATAAAACCTGTAGAATATGGGATTTACGGAACTTGTCCAAGTCGTTCACTGCTTTGAAGGGTAACCTTGGAGCTATTCGGTCAATCCGCTACACATCTGATGGAAGATTTATGGCTATGGCTGAGCCTGCGGATTTCGTCCATGTTTTTGATGTAAAAAGTGGGTATGAGGAGGAGCAACAAATTGATTTCTTTGGTGAGATATCTGGCATCTCTTTCAGTCCTGATACAGAGTCTATATTCATTGGAGTTTGGGATCGGACATACGGTAGCCTCCTTGAGTTTGGACATCGCCACAACTATTCGTACCTTGACACAATAATCTGA